In Fluviicola sp., the sequence ATCTTAATCCATTGATACATTCAATCCAAGACCTCTCAATTCATGCAACAATACGTTGAATGATTCTGGAATTCCCGGCTCCGGAATGTTATCACCTTTAACGATCGCTTCGTACGCTTTCGCACGACCCATCACGTCATCGGATTTCACTGTCAGGATCTCCTGCAGGATATTAGCCGCTCCGAATGCTTCAAGAGCCCAAACCTCCATCTCACCAAAACGCTGACCTCCGAATTGGGCTTTACCACCCAATGGCTGTTGTGTAATTAATGAGTATGGTCCGATTGAACGCGCGTGCATTTTGTCGTCAACCATGTGAGATAATTTCAACATGTAAATCACACCCACTGTTGCCGGCTGATGGAAACGGTCTCCGGTACCTCCGTCGTACAGGTAAGTTTTACCTGAACGCGGAACTCCCGCTTTATCTGTCCATTCATTGATTTCTTCCGGTTTAGCACCATCGAAAATCGGAGTAGCGAATTTCACCCCCAATTTTTCTCCGGCCCAACCAAGTACTGTTTCGTAAATCTGACCCAGGTTCATACGGGAAGGTACCCCCAGTGGATTCAATACGATATCTACCGGTGTTCCATCCTCTAAGAACGGCATGTCTTCAGCACGAACGATGTTTGCAACGATCCCTTTGTTACCGTGACGACCAGCCATCTTATCACCCACTTTCAACTTACGTTTCTGGGCAACATAAACTTTCGCCATTTTCACGATACCTGCAGGTAGCTCATCTCCAACTGAAATATGGAATTTCTTACGTTTGTAGATTCCAAGCAAATCGTTTGCTTTAATCGTAAAGTTGTGCAACAAACGACTAATCAATGCATTCACGTGTGAATCAGTTGTCCAGTTTGTAGGATTCACGATCGTATAATCGATCATCAACAAATTCTTGTGAGTGAACTTCGTTCCTTTCTTAATGATCTCTTCTTTGAAGTTGTTGAATACACCAGCTGATTTATTCTCACCCAAAACGGTCATCAATTTATCAGCTAATTTTTCTTTCAACTCTGCGTAATCCTTGTCGTATTCTGTATCCAGAACTTCCAATACCGGCTTGTCCTGAGCTTTAGACTTACGATCTTTGATCGCACGGGAGAACAATTTTTTCTCAATAACAACACCACGAAGAGACGGACCAGCTTTCAAAGAAGCATCTTTCACGTCACCCGCTTTATCACCGAAGATTGCACGTAATAACTTCTCTTCCGGAGAAGGATCCGTTTCACCTTTCGGAGTAATCTTACCGATCAGGATGTCACCTTCTTTGATCTCAGCACCAATGCGGATCAAACCGTTCTCATCCAAATCTTTTGTTGCTTCTTCAGAAACGTTCGGAATATCGGAAGTTAATTCTTCCATTCCTCGTTTTGTATCACGAACCTCCAATGAGTATTCGTCAATATGGATTGAAGTAAAGATATCGTCACGAACAACACGCTCAGAAATAACGATTGCATCCTCAAAGTTATACCCTTTCCAAGGCATGAATGCAACTTTCAGGTTTTGCCCCAATGCCAACTCTCCTCCTTGTGTCGCGTATCCTTCACATAGAACCTGTCCTTTCTCAATGCGGTCCCCTTTGCGAACAATCGGCTTCAGGTTGATTGTTGTACTTTGGTTTGTTTTCTGGAATTTTGTTAATGAGTAACGAGTCACTTCACTATCAAAGCTTACTAATTTGTCATCAGCAGACCAATCGTAACGGATCACGATTTCGTTTGCATCCACGTACTCTACTGTTCCTGTTCCCTCAGCGTTGATCAATACACGGGAATCGCGAGCAACTAATTGCTCGATTCCTGTACCAACTACCGGAGACTGTGGTTTCAACAACGGAACAGCCTGGCGCTGCATGTTGGATCCCATCAAGGCACGGTTCGCATCATCATGCTCCAGGAACGGAATGGATGATGCCGCAATCGATGCAATCTGGTTAGCTCCAACGTCCATCAGGTTCAAATCTGTCGGTGGAACAACCGGGAAGTCTCCTTCGTAACGGGCTTTTACAACCTCTGAAAGGAAATTTCCTTTTTCGTCCACTTTCGCGTTCGCCTGAGCGATCATTTTTGCATCTTCTTCTTCAGCTGATAAATAAATCGGCTCGGAAGAAATATCTACTTTACCGTTTACAACCGAACGGTAAGGAGTTTCGATGAAACCAAGTTTGTTCACCTTCGCGAATACACACAAAGAAGAGATCAAACCGATGTTCGGTCCTTCCGGTGTCTCAATCGTACACAAACGACCGTAGTGCGTATAGTGAACGTCACGAACCTCGAACCCTGCTCTTTCACGGGAAAGTCCACCTGGTCCTAGTGCAGACAAACGACGCTTGTGAGTTACCTCGGAAAGCGGGTTGGTCTGATCCATAAACTGAGACAACTGGTTTGTTCCGAAGAACGAGTTGATTACGGAAGACAAAGTCTTCGCGTTGATCAAGTCGATCGGAGTAAAGACCTCGTTATCACGAACGTTCATACGTTCACGAATTGTACGGGCCATACGAGCCAAACCAACACCAAACTGAGCGTACAATTGTTCACCTACCGTACGAACGCGACGATTTGACAAGTGGTCAATATCATCCACATCCGCCTTGGAGTTGATCAATTCGATCAGGTACTTGATGATCGAAAGAATATCATTTTTAGTCAACACACGAGACTCTTCCGAGTTATCGATGTTCAACTTCTTATTCATTCTGTAACGACCTACTTCACCTAAGTCGTAACGTGCATCGGAGAAGAACAATTTCTCGAATACTCCTTTTGCAGTTTCATAATCAGGTGGTTCAGCATTACGCAACTGACGGTAGATGTGCTCAACTGCTTCTTTCTCCGAGTTGGAAGTATCTTTCTGAAGCGTGTTGTAGATAATCGTATAATCAGCTGTGTTAGCATCCTCTTTGTGGAAAATAACTGTTTTCACACCTGCATCAATGATCTCATCAATGTGGTGATCTTCCAATACGGTTTCACGGTCAAGGATTACCTCGTTACGTTCGATAGATACTACTTCTCCTGTATCTTCGTCTCCAAAGTCCTCAATCCAAGACTTCAATACACGAGCAGCCAGTCGTCTACCAACGCATTTTTTCAAATTAGCCTTATTAGCTTTCACTTCGTCAGCTAATCCGAATATTTCTAGAATATCTTTATCTGTTTCATATCCGATCGCACGGAAAAGAGTTGTCACAGGCAATTTCTTCTTACGGTCGATGTAAGCATACATTACGCTGTTGATATCCGTTGCGAATTCGATCCAGGATCCCTTGAAAGGAATCACACGCGCAGAGTACAATTTAGTACCGTTAGCGTGACGGCTCTGACCGAAGAATACCCCTGGTGAACGGTGCAACTGGGAAACAATTACACGCTCGGCACCATTGATTACGAAAGAACCTTTTGGAGTCATGTATGGAATTGTACCTAAGTATACATCCTGCACGATTGTTTCGAAATCTTCGTGCTCAGGGTCTGTACAATATAATTTTAGTTTAGCCTTTAGCGGAACGCTGTAAGTTAAACCTCTTTCGATACACTCATCAATAGTGTAACGGGGTGGGTCGATGAAATAATCAAGGAACTCCAACACGAATTGATTTCGTGTGTCAGTAATTGGGAAATTCTCCGCAAATACCTTGAACAATCCTTCACTTTCACGATTCTCAGGTGTTGTTTCCAATTGGAAGAACTCCTGGAAGGATTTAAGCTGAATATCCAGAAAATCCGGATAAGCGAACTGATTTTTGCTGGAAGCAAAATTAATTCTCGTTGATGTATTGCTTGTTGTTGCCAAGGCGAAATAAATTTAATGAGAAAAGGACTTTAAAATTTGGCTAAACGCCGGAAAACAGGTTAAGGCATCCCGACATTTCGTCGGGACACCTTTCCTGCAAAATTTTGTAACTAATTACTTGATCTCTACTTCAGCACCAGCTTCTTCCAATGCTTTCTTAAGACCTTCAGCCTCGTCTTTAGAAACTGCTTCTTTCAAAGTAGCAGGAGCTCCGTCAACGATGTCTTTAGATTCTTTCAATCCGTTACCAGTAAGTTCTTTAACCAACTTAACTACTGCAAGTTTGTTAGCACCACCTGATTTCAGGATTACGTCGAATTCAGTTTTTTCAGCAGCAGCTTCACCACCACCAGCAGCACCACCAGCCATCATAACCGGAGCAGCAGCTGCAGGCTCAATACCGTATTCGTCTTTCAAGATTGTAGCTAGTTCGTTTACTTCTTTAACTGTCAAGTTTACTAGCGTTTCTGCGATTTGTTTTAAATCAGCCATTTTTATTAATTTTTAAAAAAGGTTCTTAAATAATTTTGTTTAATTCTGCTTATTCAGCATTATGCTCTTTCTTCGAGCGTTTTAAGGATTCCGGCAATTTTGGAACCACCACCTGTAAGACCGGAAATAACATTTTTCGCCGGGCTTTGTAGTAATCCGATGATATCACCGATCAATTCTTCACGAGACTTGATTGCTTCCAGCGCATCCAATTGGTTATCACCAATAAATACTGCTTCTTCAATATAAGCTCCTTTCAGGATTGGCTTATCATTCTTTTTGCGGAAATCTTTAATCAATTTTGCAGGAGCGTTTCCTACTTCAGAGAACATGATAGATGTCGGACCACTCAACACGGATGCCAAGTTATCGTAATTTCTACCTTCAACCTTAGCCATTGCCTTAGCCAACAAAGTGTTCTTAACTACACGTAGTTCGATACCTTGCTGAAAACAACGACGGCGTAACTGGTTAATTGTTTCTACTGTAAGAGCTGCTGTATCTGCAAGATAGAAGATATTTGCTTTCGATAAATCTTGAGCAAGATCTTCAATGTACTGTGCTTTTTGATCTTTATTCATACTTCAAGATTTTAAGCTACAACAGACTTAGCATCAACCTGGATACTTGGAGACATTGTAGAGCTGATGTAGATACTTTTAATGTAAGTACCTTTTGCAGCAGATGGTTTCAATTTGATCAACTGTTGGATCAATTCATGTGCATTGTCACGGATCTTAGCTCCTTCGAAGCTTGCTTTCCCAACAGATGTATGAATGTTACCGAATTTGTCAACTTTGAAATCAATTTTACCTGCTTTCACTTCTTCAACAGCTTTACCAACTTCCATTGTTACAGTACCTGTTTTAGGGTTCGGCATTAAACCGCGAGGTCCCAGGATACGTCCTAATGCACCTACTTTACCCATTACTGAAGGCATTGTAATAATTACGTCGATGTCTGTCCAACCACCTTTGATTTTGTCAATGAATTCATCCAATCCAACGAATTCAGCACCAGCTGCTTTTGCTTCAGCTTCCTTGTCAGGAGTACAAAGTACCAATACTCGTACGTCCTTACCAGTTCCGTGAGGCAATGCAACAGTACCACGAACCATCTGGTTCGCTTTACGTGGATCTACTCCCAGGCGTACTGAAATATCTACTGATGCATCGAACTTAGTAGTTGTAATGTTCTTCACTAAATCACACGCTTCTACCAAGGTGTAAGTTTTAGTCAAATCATACTTTGCTAAAACCTCTTTTCTTTTTTTAGAAATTCTTCCCATGATGCTTGCGATTATTTAGTTGCAGGAGCTTCACCTCCTTTAACAGTTACACCCATACTACGTGCTGTACCAGCTACCATAGACATAGCTGAATCAACAGTAAAACAATTCATATCCGGCATTTTATCTTCAGCGATAACGCGAATTTGATCCCATGTCATGGTACCAACTTTGCTCTTGTTAGGCTCAGAAGAACCTTTTTTCAACTTAGCGCTTTCGATAATTTGCACAGCTGCTGGAGGAGTTTTGATGACGAAATCAAATGATTTGTCACTGTACACAGTAATCACACATGGTAAAACCTTTCCTGGCTTATCCTGCGTACGAGCATTATACTGCTTGCAGAATTCCATAATGTTGACCCCTTTCGCACCTAGTGCAGGACCAACCGGAGGAGCTGGATTGGCTTGACCACCTTTGATCTGTAATTTGATCAATGCTGCTACTTCTTTAGCCATTGTTTATTTAAATTATGCAGTCGTAACGTGGGCGTTAAAGGGAAGCTTTAATCAATAATCCCACTGCTGCGGTTAATACATGTTTACCCTTCTTTTTCTACTTGCATGTAGCTAAGCTCAAGAAGGTTCTTGCGACCGAAGATCTTAACCATTACTTTCAATTTCTTCTTCTCTTCATTGATCTCGTCAATAACTCCGGAGAAATTGTTGAATGGTCCGTCGATCACTTTCACAGACTCTCCGATAACGAATGGGATTTTTACTTCCTCTTCTGTTTCGGATAATTCGTCTACCTTACCTAAAATTCGATTTACTTCGGACAAACGCATCGGTTGAGGATCACCTCCTTTTTCAGCACCCAGGAACCCGATTACATTCGGAATTCCCTTGATCACGTGAGGAACCTCACCGATCAATGCCGCTTCGATCAATACATATCCTGGTAAATACGCTTTTTCCTTCGAGATTTTCTTTCCGTTACGGATCTGAAAAACTTTCTCAGTCGGAATCAATACCTGAGATACATAATCGTCCAGCTTTAAACGGGAAATCTCCAGATCCAGGTATTCTTTTACCTTTTTCTCTTTTCCACTCACTGCACGCACTACGTACCAACGTTTTTTAATATCTCCCATTTTTCTAATTAAAAGAAAGAATAGATAAATCCAACAACTCCCTTCCAGGTAGAAGTAGGAGTACCGGTAATACCAAAGATGTTGTCCATGGCGAATACCAACAATGCAAAAATTACAGACGCAACCACTACAATCAGTGCATTGCTCTGCAATTCTTTCCACGTCGGCCACGTCACATTCTGAGTCATCTCAGTAATGGTTTCGCTAAAATAATTTCTAAACTTTGACATGGTCAATTTATTTTGTTTTGCACGGGCGGTAGGATTCGAACCCACGACCAATGGTTTTGGAGACCACTACTCTACCAGCTGAGCTACGCCCGTATAAAAAGGGGAGTTGACCTCCCCTTTCAATTCATATGTTATCGCGAATTAAGCGATGATTTCAGTAACCTGACCAGCACCTACTGTACGACCACCCTCACGGATAGCGAAACGTAGACCTTTGTCCATTGCTACAGGCACGATCAACTTAACATTGATTGTTACGTTATCACCTGGCATAACCATCTCACGTCCGTCTGTCAAGAAAATCTCTCCAGTTACGTCAGTTGTACGGAAGTAGAACTGAGGACGGTATTTGTTATGGAATGGAGTGTGACGACCACCTTCTTCTTTCTTCAATACGTAGATCTCAGCTTTGAAATCAGCATGTGGCTTAACAGAACCTGGCTTACAGATTACCATTCCACGCTTGATTTGAGACTTCTCAATACCACGTAATAAAAGACCAACGTTGTCACCAGCTTCTCCGCGATCCAAGATCTTACGGAACATTTCAACCCCAGTTACAGTAGAAGTCAATTTCTCTTCACCCATACCTAAGATCTCAACCGGATCTCCGGAGTTAATAACTCCAGTTTCGATACGTCCTGTTGCTACTGTACCACGACCTGTAATCGTAAATACGTCTTCAACCGGCATCAAGAATGGCTTATCAACATCACGAGGAGGTAGTTCGATGTAGCTATCAACTGCATCCATCAACTCATCAACTTTAGCAACCCACTCTGGCTCACCGTTCAATGCACCTAGTGCAGATCCCTGGATAACCGGTGCATTGTCACCGTCGTAATCGTAGAAAGACAACAATTCACGAACTTCCATTTCTACTAGCTCTAACAACTCAGCATCGTCAACCATATCCACTTTGTTCATGAATACAACCAAACGAGGAACACCAACTTGTTTTCCTAATAGGATGTGCTCGCGAGTTTGTGGCATCGGTCCGTCAGTAGCAGCAACTACAAGGATCGCTCCGTCCATCTGCGCAGCTCCAGTAACCATGTTCTTTACGTAATCCGCGTGACCTGGACAGTCAACGTGTGCGTAGTGACGGTTAGCTGTTTCGTACTCGATGTGTGACGTGTTAATAGTAATACCACGCTCTTTTTCTTCCGGTGCGTTATCAATTGAAGAGAAATCACGAACGGCAGCTAATCCTTTAGCAGCCAATACGCTTGAAATAGCCGCAGTCAACGTAGTTTTACCGTGGTCAACGTGACCAATAGTACCAATGTTTACGTGCGGTTTGGAACGATTAAAACTTTCCTTAGCCATTTGTTTTTATTTGTTACGTAGTTAATAAACCTTTTTCTTACAATACAAAATTTCACCCATAATCCAAATGAGTGAATCCCTGCAGAGCCAATGACGAGATTTGAACTCGTGGCCTCTTCCTTACCAAGGAAGCGCTCTACCCCTGAGCTACACCGGCCTATTCTCTTGAATCGTAATTTGAGCGGGAGACGAGATTCGAACTCGCGACCCTCAGCTTGGAAGGCTGACGCTCTACCAACTGAGCTACTCCCGCTTATAATTATTATTTCCTTGTCGTGGGAGTGGCTGGACTCGAACCAGCGATACCGTGAGGTGACAGATTTACAGTCTGCTGCAATAGCCACTATGCGACACTCCCATCCTTTAATGCGAGCCGGTGGAGGGACTCGAACCCCCGACCTGCTGATTACAAATCAGCTGCTCTAGCCAGCTGAGCTACACCGGCATTAAAGTTTGGTTTTTTATTACGATTTTAAAGAACGATTCTTAAAGTGTTTTCCCGTTTGGGTTTGCAAATGTAGTAAAGAAATAAACAACTGCAAGCGTTTCGATGAAAAAAAATTAAAAAAAAATAAGCGGCCTTTTGAGCCGCTTATCTAAATGTTTCATTTCCAATTACTAATTCGCTAATTTTCCTTTGTATTTTTTTACCTGTGTGCGCAAGGCATCTACACACAAATCTGCCGCTTCTTCAAAAGATTTGCATTGTTTCTTGGCAAATAATTCCTTTCCGGGCATCAATATTTTCACTTCTGCTATCTTATTTTCCTGTTCCGAATTCTTATCCAACCGTAAAAAAACTTCCCCAACAATGATGTGGTCGAAAAAAACCTGAAGCTTTTCCACTTTGTCATTAATAAAATCAATGAGTTTTTGATCCGCTTTAAAATGGATAGAATGCACTTTAACGTCCATGACTTTTACTTTTTGCGCCCACGTGGATGGGCATGTGAATATATCGAGTTTATTTACACGAACAAAAACACTTCAACTCAAAATTCAGCCTTCAGCCTTTCTAAGAGCCTCAAGTCCTGATCCGTTTTTCAACATGCCTGGTAAATATGCGACGTAGGATGTAAGGACTCTTTTTGTGTATTCGTTACACTTCCAAGATATGTATTAATTTTCCGATAACCAAACTTTAGACAATCTTTCATTCGGAAATAACA encodes:
- the rpoB gene encoding DNA-directed RNA polymerase subunit beta codes for the protein MATTSNTSTRINFASSKNQFAYPDFLDIQLKSFQEFFQLETTPENRESEGLFKVFAENFPITDTRNQFVLEFLDYFIDPPRYTIDECIERGLTYSVPLKAKLKLYCTDPEHEDFETIVQDVYLGTIPYMTPKGSFVINGAERVIVSQLHRSPGVFFGQSRHANGTKLYSARVIPFKGSWIEFATDINSVMYAYIDRKKKLPVTTLFRAIGYETDKDILEIFGLADEVKANKANLKKCVGRRLAARVLKSWIEDFGDEDTGEVVSIERNEVILDRETVLEDHHIDEIIDAGVKTVIFHKEDANTADYTIIYNTLQKDTSNSEKEAVEHIYRQLRNAEPPDYETAKGVFEKLFFSDARYDLGEVGRYRMNKKLNIDNSEESRVLTKNDILSIIKYLIELINSKADVDDIDHLSNRRVRTVGEQLYAQFGVGLARMARTIRERMNVRDNEVFTPIDLINAKTLSSVINSFFGTNQLSQFMDQTNPLSEVTHKRRLSALGPGGLSRERAGFEVRDVHYTHYGRLCTIETPEGPNIGLISSLCVFAKVNKLGFIETPYRSVVNGKVDISSEPIYLSAEEEDAKMIAQANAKVDEKGNFLSEVVKARYEGDFPVVPPTDLNLMDVGANQIASIAASSIPFLEHDDANRALMGSNMQRQAVPLLKPQSPVVGTGIEQLVARDSRVLINAEGTGTVEYVDANEIVIRYDWSADDKLVSFDSEVTRYSLTKFQKTNQSTTINLKPIVRKGDRIEKGQVLCEGYATQGGELALGQNLKVAFMPWKGYNFEDAIVISERVVRDDIFTSIHIDEYSLEVRDTKRGMEELTSDIPNVSEEATKDLDENGLIRIGAEIKEGDILIGKITPKGETDPSPEEKLLRAIFGDKAGDVKDASLKAGPSLRGVVIEKKLFSRAIKDRKSKAQDKPVLEVLDTEYDKDYAELKEKLADKLMTVLGENKSAGVFNNFKEEIIKKGTKFTHKNLLMIDYTIVNPTNWTTDSHVNALISRLLHNFTIKANDLLGIYKRKKFHISVGDELPAGIVKMAKVYVAQKRKLKVGDKMAGRHGNKGIVANIVRAEDMPFLEDGTPVDIVLNPLGVPSRMNLGQIYETVLGWAGEKLGVKFATPIFDGAKPEEINEWTDKAGVPRSGKTYLYDGGTGDRFHQPATVGVIYMLKLSHMVDDKMHARSIGPYSLITQQPLGGKAQFGGQRFGEMEVWALEAFGAANILQEILTVKSDDVMGRAKAYEAIVKGDNIPEPGIPESFNVLLHELRGLGLNVSMD
- the rplL gene encoding 50S ribosomal protein L7/L12, with the protein product MADLKQIAETLVNLTVKEVNELATILKDEYGIEPAAAAPVMMAGGAAGGGEAAAEKTEFDVILKSGGANKLAVVKLVKELTGNGLKESKDIVDGAPATLKEAVSKDEAEGLKKALEEAGAEVEIK
- the rplJ gene encoding 50S ribosomal protein L10; protein product: MNKDQKAQYIEDLAQDLSKANIFYLADTAALTVETINQLRRRCFQQGIELRVVKNTLLAKAMAKVEGRNYDNLASVLSGPTSIMFSEVGNAPAKLIKDFRKKNDKPILKGAYIEEAVFIGDNQLDALEAIKSREELIGDIIGLLQSPAKNVISGLTGGGSKIAGILKTLEERA
- the rplA gene encoding 50S ribosomal protein L1, which encodes MGRISKKRKEVLAKYDLTKTYTLVEACDLVKNITTTKFDASVDISVRLGVDPRKANQMVRGTVALPHGTGKDVRVLVLCTPDKEAEAKAAGAEFVGLDEFIDKIKGGWTDIDVIITMPSVMGKVGALGRILGPRGLMPNPKTGTVTMEVGKAVEEVKAGKIDFKVDKFGNIHTSVGKASFEGAKIRDNAHELIQQLIKLKPSAAKGTYIKSIYISSTMSPSIQVDAKSVVA
- the rplK gene encoding 50S ribosomal protein L11, whose translation is MAKEVAALIKLQIKGGQANPAPPVGPALGAKGVNIMEFCKQYNARTQDKPGKVLPCVITVYSDKSFDFVIKTPPAAVQIIESAKLKKGSSEPNKSKVGTMTWDQIRVIAEDKMPDMNCFTVDSAMSMVAGTARSMGVTVKGGEAPATK
- the nusG gene encoding transcription termination/antitermination protein NusG encodes the protein MGDIKKRWYVVRAVSGKEKKVKEYLDLEISRLKLDDYVSQVLIPTEKVFQIRNGKKISKEKAYLPGYVLIEAALIGEVPHVIKGIPNVIGFLGAEKGGDPQPMRLSEVNRILGKVDELSETEEEVKIPFVIGESVKVIDGPFNNFSGVIDEINEEKKKLKVMVKIFGRKNLLELSYMQVEKEG
- the secE gene encoding preprotein translocase subunit SecE, producing the protein MSKFRNYFSETITEMTQNVTWPTWKELQSNALIVVVASVIFALLVFAMDNIFGITGTPTSTWKGVVGFIYSFF
- the tuf gene encoding elongation factor Tu; the protein is MAKESFNRSKPHVNIGTIGHVDHGKTTLTAAISSVLAAKGLAAVRDFSSIDNAPEEKERGITINTSHIEYETANRHYAHVDCPGHADYVKNMVTGAAQMDGAILVVAATDGPMPQTREHILLGKQVGVPRLVVFMNKVDMVDDAELLELVEMEVRELLSFYDYDGDNAPVIQGSALGALNGEPEWVAKVDELMDAVDSYIELPPRDVDKPFLMPVEDVFTITGRGTVATGRIETGVINSGDPVEILGMGEEKLTSTVTGVEMFRKILDRGEAGDNVGLLLRGIEKSQIKRGMVICKPGSVKPHADFKAEIYVLKKEEGGRHTPFHNKYRPQFYFRTTDVTGEIFLTDGREMVMPGDNVTINVKLIVPVAMDKGLRFAIREGGRTVGAGQVTEIIA
- a CDS encoding HPF/RaiA family ribosome-associated protein: MDVKVHSIHFKADQKLIDFINDKVEKLQVFFDHIIVGEVFLRLDKNSEQENKIAEVKILMPGKELFAKKQCKSFEEAADLCVDALRTQVKKYKGKLAN